One genomic window of Pseudomonas aeruginosa includes the following:
- a CDS encoding bactofilin family protein produces MSIMWSKNKGRADVQRFTGQTSLIASGAELVGDMNLKGAVQIDGTVRGALQAHEGLVRVSAGGRVDGEIRAPHVIIDGQVDGDIHAIERLELGAQARVKGNLHYGLIETAMGAQIEGRLCPMTEASPRPLELPASVETVD; encoded by the coding sequence GCGTTTCACCGGGCAGACCAGCCTGATCGCCAGCGGCGCCGAACTGGTCGGTGACATGAACCTCAAGGGCGCGGTGCAGATCGACGGCACCGTCCGCGGAGCGTTGCAGGCGCACGAAGGGCTGGTGCGGGTCAGCGCCGGCGGTCGAGTCGATGGCGAAATCCGGGCCCCCCATGTGATCATCGACGGTCAGGTGGATGGCGACATCCATGCCATCGAACGCCTGGAGCTGGGGGCCCAGGCCCGGGTGAAGGGCAATCTTCACTATGGGCTGATCGAAACCGCCATGGGGGCCCAGATCGAGGGCCGCCTGTGCCCGATGACCGAGGCCAGTCCGCGCCCGCTGGAACTGCCTGCCAGCGTGGAAACTGTGGATTAG